DNA sequence from the Sediminibacillus dalangtanensis genome:
GGGAAATAGATTCAATATAATTATAAAACCCTTTACTATTTATGAGAATTTTATCGGATGATTTATATAACATCCCCTCAACTTGTTTAAAAAGATAAATTATAGGTGGAAAATTGAATACATTTACTCCCTTTAATGATTCCGGCCATAAATCACGTATATCCAAAATGAACTTTGACCTAAAACGTATTTTCGCTATCAGGCCTACTATACCTATAAAAATAGGGGGAGAGGTTGCAAAAACCATGTCATAATTTTTCTTGGAGCGGAGAATAAACCAAATCATTTTTAATGTAATTTCGATATAATAATACAATCTATTCATGATACTCCGAGAATACTTTTTGTTTCTCACACTTACTCTGTGGATATTTTCCGTATCTACGTTTAACTCTTCATCATCCCAGAATGATTTATCAGAATACAGATTCCTGACGGGGTATGTTGGATCTGTCGTTAGAATGTTTACAGCTAGGTCACTGTTTTGCAACATCGAGTAAATGTTCTTCATCCTGTTCCCCGCACTTCCGATTTCAGGATAAAAATGTTGCGATATAATTAGAATTTTTTTTGACATAACTTTCCCCACTATATGAAACTTCGAATTCTTTTTGACAATGTTCGATGAAAAACGCCAATCTTGCTAGATTATAACAGATATATGGTGAATTTAATAGGTTTTCCTTTTACTTTTTATGTAAATATAAACTTTCTGACACTACTTTTTGTTTACAATATTACAATTGGATTACAAAACGCAGAACCTTCCGTCACATATGCTATACTTGTTTAATAGATCTTGTAAAAGAACGGAGAATAAGGGGGAAAGTTGGAATGAAAAAGACGTTATTATCCATAACTGCCACGGCAGTAATTGCTTCTTCTTACGGAATGACAGTTGAAGCAGCAACACACAAAGTTCAAAAAGGCGACTCTCTTTGGTCGGTCGCGCAAAAGTACAACACATCTGTCTCCTCACTAAAGTCGTTAAACAAGTTGAATAATAATATCATTTTTCCCAATCAGGTGCTAAAAATTGACGGCAGCACTACCCAAAGCAAGGAAGAAAAGTCGACAAAAACTAAAGAAAGTAAAGAAAGCGCAAAGTCAGCATCTACATACACTGTAAAAGCAGGAGATTCACTCAGCAAGATTGCCGCTCAGCATAATATATCGTTGTCCGAGCTGATGAATTGGAACAACCTGTCTACTACCTTGATTTATCCTGGTGATGTTTTTGTTGTTTCAAAGCCTTCTTCCAATTCTAATTCCGAATCAAATTCATCGACTACAAACAGCGTAGAATCAAGTAATTCAGATAAGAAGCAGGAATCTACCAGTTCTTCTAAAGCTTCAATATACAAAGTGGTTTCCGGTGACTACCTCGGAAAGATTGCCAGTAAATTCGGAGTCTCCGTCAAGGATTTGAAAAGTTGGAATGCCTTGTCCTCTGATCTTATCTATGTCGGCCAAAAATTGAAGGTAAGCGGCGGTAGCAGCGAGGCAACAAAAAAGGAAGCACCCGATACGAAGGTTGAGTCCGAGACTGTTGATTACAACGTTACCAAATTAATTGATGAAGCAAAGAGTTTCATAGGGACCGGTTATGTTTGGGGAGGCTCTTCACCAAGCGGTTTTGATTGTAGCGGATTTATCCATTACCTCTATAATAAAGCCGGTAAAAGCATCGCCCGGTACTCTACCGATGGCTACTATAACCGCTCTTACTATGTCAACAAACCACAGCTAGGTGACTTGGTGTTTTTTGAAGGTACATATCGGTCCGGCATTTCTCACATCGGCATTTATGTAGGGAATAACAGTTTTATTTCTGCTGAATCAAGTGGAGTTAAAGTTACCAGCTTGGATAACCCATATTGGAAACAGCATTTTGATGGATTTAAGCGATTTTATTGATTAATAAGGATGCCCCAATCGAGGTTCTCGGTTGGGGCATTGTTGGATTGTTTTTAAAACATTTTATTGCTTCACCTGCTAATAACAGCCTCGACAGCTACAGGCAAATGATCGGATGCCTCCGTCTGGATTACTCGCTGATTATCGACTTCAATATCTGGAGTAGCGAATATATAATCGATTCTCTTGATAGGATTTAGCACTGGAAACGTGTTTGCATTATCTACATTCGCAAATGCATCTACAAAATCTGTTTGGTCAACTAATAGCTGATATTCTTCACTATCAGGCTCAGCATTAAGATCGCCCAACAAGAAGGAAGTCCCCGGATGATGTAAAGCAACTTCGATTATCTCACCTACTTGGGCTAGTCTGCTAACCACGTCCAATCCTAAATGGGTATTGTAGACATTCAAATGGATACCACGAACATTTATTTTGGTCCGAAGTAAACCGCGCTGCTCATGGTCAAAACTGCTAAGGAAGATATTCTCCGAGTCGATAATTGGATACTCACTAAGAATGGCTGTTCCATACTGTCTATTCTCCGAGCGTCCATTAGCCGGTTCCAAGTCTAGATTTGCTGCAAATACATAATGATACCCTAGTAAATCAGCCAATTCTTTTGCCACATCTTTGAACTCACTGCGGTCACCGTAATAGCGGTCCACTTCCTGAATTCCTACTATTTCTGCATCAGCTTCCT
Encoded proteins:
- a CDS encoding C40 family peptidase, whose protein sequence is MKKTLLSITATAVIASSYGMTVEAATHKVQKGDSLWSVAQKYNTSVSSLKSLNKLNNNIIFPNQVLKIDGSTTQSKEEKSTKTKESKESAKSASTYTVKAGDSLSKIAAQHNISLSELMNWNNLSTTLIYPGDVFVVSKPSSNSNSESNSSTTNSVESSNSDKKQESTSSSKASIYKVVSGDYLGKIASKFGVSVKDLKSWNALSSDLIYVGQKLKVSGGSSEATKKEAPDTKVESETVDYNVTKLIDEAKSFIGTGYVWGGSSPSGFDCSGFIHYLYNKAGKSIARYSTDGYYNRSYYVNKPQLGDLVFFEGTYRSGISHIGIYVGNNSFISAESSGVKVTSLDNPYWKQHFDGFKRFY
- a CDS encoding endonuclease/exonuclease/phosphatase family protein; amino-acid sequence: MKKFLLGFMASIVFLFASGLEVSAEFQGKQVSVDVMSYNIYHGVGLDGELNLERTADVIKEADAEIVGIQEVDRYYGDRSEFKDVAKELADLLGYHYVFAANLDLEPANGRSENRQYGTAILSEYPIIDSENIFLSSFDHEQRGLLRTKINVRGIHLNVYNTHLGLDVVSRLAQVGEIIEVALHHPGTSFLLGDLNAEPDSEEYQLLVDQTDFVDAFANVDNANTFPVLNPIKRIDYIFATPDIEVDNQRVIQTEASDHLPVAVEAVISR